Proteins encoded together in one Asterias rubens chromosome 4, eAstRub1.3, whole genome shotgun sequence window:
- the LOC117289433 gene encoding uncharacterized protein LOC117289433 — protein MLSGGVVNLLVGVLVVTSLSTGALANKHLQTDKVTLRSHHHHHNHRHHGNTVADDSHEKDVFSEEQDTDIQTSQRHENEDDEEVFYDDYSSRRELFQLTDRDGDGFVTRDEYVLQNGNISAVVDQVFMAYDGDGDGRFSEEEFLQQSSPLEVHAECEEQIIQTCDKLYLEFKSTEFISNTLSRPACNAVQYLVDCVAGFDTDCDITSYAQAIASRAEAYLDSGACPLLDLHNLLQITGPDGSEKKARYARSVDNDVEITTASDKELFGKHCPDDFINHCAKKFEQNLNKDSQTMYCPILASYAHCLKKRSRHCSADVNSPLLRNNMARLRTLESRAKSCHKTYRSFKKW, from the exons ATGCTGTCTGGAGGCGTTGTGAATCTGCTGGTGGGCGTTCTGGTTGTGACGTCATTATCAACGGGGGCATTGGCCAATAAGCATCTTCAAACTGATAAAGTAACCCTACGTAGTCACCACCATCATCATAATCACCGTCACCATGGAAACACTGTCGCAGACGATAGTCACGAGAAAGATGTGTTTTCCGAAGAGCAAGACACCGATATTCAAACAAG CCAGCGGCATGAGAACGAGGATGATGAAGAGGTATTCTACGATGATTATTCTTCAAGGCGGGAGCTATTTCAGTTGACTGACCGGGACGGAGATGGTTTCGTGACCCGGGATGAATACGTGCTTCAGAATGGTAACATCTCGGCTGTAGTGGATCAGGTCTTTATGGCTTATGATGGAGACGGTGATGGGCGGTTCTCGGAGGAGGAATTTCTCCAGCAGAGCTCACCGTTGGAAGTTCATGCCG agtGTGAGGaacaaattatacaaacttGTGACAAACTGTATCTGGAATTTAAGAGCACGGAGTTCATATCGAACACACTTAGCAGACCAGCCTGCAATGCCGTACAG TACTTAGTAGACTGTGTGGCAGGATTTGATACAGATTGTGACATCACTAGTTATGCACAGGCAATCGCTTCCAGGGCTGAGGCATATTTGGATTCAGGCGCATGCCCCCTCTTGGATCTTCACAATCTACTTCAGATAACTGGACCAGATGGAAGTGAAAAGAAAGCACGGTATGCCAGATCTGTCGATAACG ACGTTGAAATAACGACTGCTTCGGACAAAGAGTTGTTCGGCAAACACTGTCCTGACGATTTCATCAACCATTGCGCCAAGAAGTTTGAACAAAATCTCAACAAAGATTCGCAGACGATGTACTGTCCAATACTCGCGAGCTACGCCCATTGCCTCAAGAAACGCTCACGACACTGTTCTGCAGATGTAAACAGCCCCCTCTTGCGAAATAATATGGCCAGGCTGAGAACCTTGGAAAGCAGAGCAAAGTCTTGTCACAAGACCTACCGATCTTTTAAGAAGTGGTAG